In Paractinoplanes brasiliensis, the following proteins share a genomic window:
- a CDS encoding serine hydrolase domain-containing protein, whose amino-acid sequence MSLTRRHLLGAGAAALTATVTGCGRDASGWVDGRSASGQGAGAAAAAAPAYVAPLKAVLAKYLKPTTANPKHPTYAGAALVVMVNNSTTANLAVGHALRYGAGPVELAAAKRVAMRTDSIFDLASLTKVYVAIALLQQVDQGKVDLDAPVVRYLPGFTGTGKSAVTVRMLLTHTSGLPVGVTGVKGLSVAAQRAKVLTTPLVSGAVPGKTFRYSSVGLMVAGQIVEKVTGLALDAAVKNGVTAPLGARYMGFNPRTWLTAADQAARLAATDARTSRGLLRGTVHDDIAYQMGGVIGSAGMFGTARDVALTGQMLLAGGVYGGKRILSAEIVKQMLANHNAGLPAVDPERPGRPSDHGLGVTLRQPWFMGTLSAATTFGHTGFTGTSLLVDPRKKLVVSLMTNRAHPNWSWANPDPMRAEIATTLDKYL is encoded by the coding sequence ATGTCGCTGACTCGCCGCCACCTCCTGGGCGCCGGCGCTGCCGCGCTGACCGCCACTGTCACCGGCTGCGGCCGCGACGCGTCGGGCTGGGTCGACGGGCGGTCCGCCAGTGGGCAGGGGGCGGGAGCCGCCGCCGCGGCCGCACCGGCCTATGTCGCCCCGCTCAAGGCGGTGCTGGCCAAATACCTGAAGCCGACGACGGCCAACCCGAAGCACCCCACGTACGCCGGGGCAGCGCTGGTCGTCATGGTCAACAACTCGACCACGGCCAACCTCGCCGTCGGGCACGCGCTGCGCTACGGCGCCGGCCCGGTCGAGCTGGCCGCGGCCAAGCGGGTCGCGATGCGGACCGACTCGATCTTCGATCTGGCCTCGCTGACCAAGGTGTACGTGGCGATCGCCCTGCTCCAACAGGTCGACCAGGGCAAGGTCGACCTGGACGCGCCGGTCGTGCGCTACCTGCCCGGGTTCACCGGCACGGGCAAGAGCGCGGTCACCGTACGCATGCTGTTGACCCACACGAGCGGGCTGCCGGTCGGCGTCACCGGGGTCAAGGGCCTGTCGGTCGCGGCCCAGCGGGCCAAGGTGCTCACCACCCCCCTGGTCAGCGGCGCCGTGCCCGGCAAGACGTTCCGCTACTCCAGCGTCGGGCTCATGGTGGCCGGGCAGATCGTCGAGAAGGTCACCGGCCTCGCGCTGGACGCGGCCGTCAAGAACGGCGTCACCGCACCCCTGGGTGCCCGCTACATGGGGTTCAACCCCCGCACATGGCTCACCGCGGCCGACCAGGCGGCCCGGCTGGCCGCCACCGATGCCCGCACCTCGCGCGGCCTGCTGCGCGGCACCGTGCACGACGACATCGCGTACCAGATGGGCGGCGTCATCGGCAGCGCCGGCATGTTCGGCACCGCCCGAGACGTGGCCCTGACCGGCCAGATGCTGCTGGCCGGCGGCGTCTATGGCGGCAAGCGCATCCTGTCGGCCGAGATCGTCAAACAGATGCTGGCCAACCACAACGCCGGCCTGCCCGCGGTCGACCCGGAACGCCCCGGCCGCCCGTCCGACCACGGCCTCGGCGTCACCCTGCGCCAGCCGTGGTTCATGGGAACCCTGTCGGCGGCCACCACGTTCGGCCACACCGGCTTCACCGGCACCTCGCTGCTGGTCGACCCGCGCAAGAAGCTGGTCGTGTCGCTGATGACCAACCGGGCCCACCCCAACTGGAGCTGGGCCAACCCCGACCCGATGCGGGCCGAGATCGCCACCACCCTCGACAAGTACCTCTGA
- a CDS encoding peptidoglycan-binding protein encodes MKTRTKVWTAAAVTVVAAATAGVLIVPGVSRDDRTTAAAPEPTVAVVRTNLVRTEQVDGELGYAGSATVTTTSSAMVTWLPQPGDTISRGQHVYDLDNVPVPLLYGKLPFWRDLHNGVEDGPDVRVLEQNLRALGYGGGLTVDEHFTAATSAAVRKWQKARDVERTGRVNAGDVVVLPGAIRVADVKARIGTRAGGDVLTATGTRKQVTVDLPATKSDLAVRNSKVTVVLPDGRTVTGKITAVGTTAKAPDDPQDGRDKTPTLPVTVLLDDPAETGALDGAPVTVNFRGAVREGVLAVPVNALLALAEGGFGVQDVSVDGTRRIVPVRLGAFANGQVEVMGDGLTAGMKVTVPAG; translated from the coding sequence ATGAAGACCCGGACGAAGGTGTGGACGGCAGCCGCCGTCACGGTGGTGGCTGCCGCGACCGCCGGCGTCCTGATCGTGCCCGGGGTGAGCCGTGACGATCGGACGACGGCGGCCGCCCCGGAGCCGACGGTCGCCGTCGTCCGGACGAACCTGGTGCGCACCGAACAGGTCGACGGTGAGCTGGGCTATGCGGGATCTGCCACGGTCACCACCACGAGCAGCGCGATGGTGACCTGGCTGCCGCAGCCGGGTGACACCATCTCTCGCGGACAACACGTGTACGACCTCGACAACGTGCCGGTGCCCCTGTTGTACGGCAAGCTGCCGTTCTGGCGCGACCTGCACAACGGGGTCGAGGATGGTCCGGACGTACGCGTGCTGGAGCAGAACCTGCGAGCGCTCGGCTACGGCGGCGGGCTGACCGTCGACGAGCACTTCACCGCGGCGACCTCGGCAGCCGTCCGGAAATGGCAGAAGGCCCGCGACGTCGAGCGGACCGGGCGGGTGAACGCCGGCGACGTCGTCGTGCTGCCCGGTGCAATTCGCGTGGCGGACGTCAAGGCCAGGATCGGCACGCGGGCAGGCGGCGACGTTCTCACCGCCACCGGCACCCGCAAGCAGGTCACCGTCGACCTTCCCGCCACCAAGTCCGATCTCGCGGTCCGCAACAGCAAGGTCACCGTGGTGCTGCCGGACGGCAGAACGGTCACCGGAAAGATCACCGCCGTCGGCACGACCGCCAAGGCTCCGGACGACCCGCAGGACGGCCGCGACAAGACGCCGACCCTGCCCGTGACGGTCCTGCTCGACGACCCGGCTGAGACCGGCGCGCTCGACGGCGCCCCGGTCACCGTCAACTTCCGCGGCGCCGTCCGCGAGGGCGTGCTGGCGGTGCCGGTCAACGCGCTGCTGGCCCTCGCCGAGGGCGGCTTCGGTGTGCAGGACGTGTCCGTCGACGGCACCAGACGTATCGTCCCGGTCCGGCTCGGCGCCTTCGCCAACGGCCAGGTGGAGGTCATGGGCGACGGCTTGACCGCCGGCATGAAGGTGACGGTGCCGGCCGGATGA
- a CDS encoding sensor histidine kinase, with translation MNRLTLRLRLTLLHTGVFLVVGALVVAMVYVQNRLVITRVGAELPSEYTAPVGGRTEATSSSHLLDAIAVQRNDAIGTILVQWIAALLTMTVIVGLLAWWVTGRVLSRVHAITAQARRISTDNLHERIAMAGPADELKDLSDTLDGLLDRLDGAFNAQARFIANASHELRTPLAVARTAIQVGLSSADPERIRRARDELLRNNDRSIALINGLLTLARGEQGTRRNDPVPFDTLVRDVMCEAVQDCPADGPVLAHDLEPCAVTGDATLLTQLVRNLLDNAVRYNMPGGRVTVRLGPDGHLTVSNTGPVVDPENAARLFEPFWRGGGRTADSDGAGLGLSIVQAIATSHGGQVHARPLDGGGLAVEVRIPATGTTARRDSGHFSASQPT, from the coding sequence GTGAACCGGCTGACCCTGCGCCTGCGGCTCACCCTCCTGCACACCGGCGTCTTCCTGGTCGTGGGCGCTCTGGTGGTCGCGATGGTCTACGTGCAGAACCGCCTGGTGATCACCAGAGTCGGCGCGGAGTTGCCATCGGAGTACACGGCGCCGGTGGGCGGCCGAACCGAAGCCACCAGTTCGTCGCACCTGCTGGACGCGATCGCCGTGCAGCGCAACGACGCGATCGGCACCATCCTCGTCCAATGGATAGCCGCCCTCCTGACGATGACCGTCATCGTCGGGTTGCTGGCCTGGTGGGTCACCGGTCGTGTGCTGAGCCGGGTGCACGCCATCACGGCCCAGGCACGCCGGATCTCCACGGACAACCTGCACGAACGGATCGCCATGGCAGGGCCGGCGGACGAACTCAAGGACCTGTCCGACACCCTCGACGGCCTGCTCGACCGGCTCGACGGAGCGTTCAACGCCCAGGCGCGATTCATCGCCAACGCCTCCCACGAGCTACGCACACCGCTCGCCGTGGCCCGTACGGCGATTCAGGTTGGCCTCTCCTCGGCCGATCCGGAACGCATCCGTCGGGCTCGTGACGAACTGCTGCGCAACAACGACCGCAGCATCGCGCTGATCAACGGACTGCTCACCCTGGCCCGAGGCGAACAGGGAACCCGCCGCAACGATCCCGTGCCGTTCGACACCCTCGTGCGGGACGTGATGTGCGAGGCCGTGCAGGACTGTCCCGCCGACGGGCCGGTTCTCGCCCACGACCTCGAGCCCTGCGCGGTCACCGGTGATGCGACGCTGCTCACCCAGCTCGTCCGTAACCTGCTCGACAACGCGGTCCGCTACAACATGCCCGGTGGCCGAGTGACGGTGCGCCTGGGACCCGACGGACACCTGACCGTCAGTAACACCGGACCGGTCGTGGATCCGGAGAACGCCGCCCGGCTGTTCGAGCCGTTCTGGCGCGGCGGCGGCCGCACCGCGGACAGCGACGGGGCGGGGCTCGGCCTGTCCATCGTGCAGGCCATCGCCACCTCCCACGGCGGGCAGGTCCACGCTCGACCGCTCGACGGCGGCGGCCTGGCGGTGGAGGTGCGGATTCCCGCCACCGGGACCACCGCACGCCGCGACTCCGGCCACTTCAGCGCCTCGCAGCCAACCTGA
- a CDS encoding SDR family oxidoreductase — protein sequence MTRNIDITIPDMTGKLAVVTGASDGIGSVIATRLAGAGAEVIMPVRNLAKGEKAAEQIRGLHPGAQVTTRVLDLSSLHSVTAFTDQLVDEGRPINVLINNAGVMTPPTHQVTKDGFELQLGTNHLGHFLLTQGLLPLLQRGKARVTHQTSIAARGGTINWDDINWEHSYDVMKAYSQSKIAVGLFARELQERSQAGGWGITSNLSHPGVSPTNLLAAQPGLGRQTETGGRRMIRVLSRVGVVGTVPSAALPALLAATGPDSQGGQFYGPKGIGNVGGPPAQQQLWAPLRSMDDARRIWEVSERLVGVKFPA from the coding sequence GTGACCCGCAACATCGACATCACGATTCCCGACATGACCGGCAAACTCGCCGTCGTCACCGGCGCCAGCGACGGGATCGGCTCCGTCATAGCCACCCGCCTCGCCGGAGCCGGCGCCGAGGTCATCATGCCCGTCCGTAACCTCGCCAAAGGAGAAAAGGCCGCCGAGCAGATCCGCGGCCTCCACCCGGGGGCGCAAGTCACCACCCGCGTCCTCGACCTGTCCTCCCTGCACTCGGTCACCGCATTCACCGATCAGCTCGTCGACGAGGGCCGTCCCATCAACGTCCTCATCAACAACGCCGGCGTCATGACACCACCCACGCACCAGGTCACCAAGGACGGCTTCGAGCTGCAACTCGGCACCAACCACCTCGGTCACTTCCTCCTCACCCAAGGACTGCTGCCGCTGCTGCAGCGAGGCAAGGCCCGAGTGACCCACCAGACCAGCATTGCCGCCCGCGGCGGAACCATCAACTGGGACGACATCAACTGGGAACACAGCTATGACGTCATGAAGGCCTACAGCCAATCCAAAATCGCCGTCGGCTTGTTCGCCCGCGAACTCCAGGAGCGCAGCCAAGCAGGCGGCTGGGGCATCACCAGCAACCTTTCCCACCCCGGCGTCTCCCCCACCAACCTGCTCGCCGCTCAACCCGGACTTGGACGTCAAACCGAAACCGGCGGCCGCCGCATGATTCGTGTGCTGTCCCGCGTCGGTGTGGTCGGCACCGTCCCCTCCGCAGCCCTGCCCGCACTCCTCGCCGCGACCGGCCCTGATTCACAAGGCGGGCAGTTCTACGGTCCCAAAGGCATCGGCAATGTCGGCGGCCCACCCGCACAACAGCAGCTGTGGGCCCCGCTGCGGAGCATGGACGACGCACGCAGAATCTGGGAGGTCTCCGAGCGGTTGGTCGGAGTGAAATTTCCCGCCTGA
- a CDS encoding ABC transporter permease, with product MKQSIETPPLPRAARLRTGDLIAAGLTGLRSRPLRAVLSALGIAIGIAAMVAVLGIGAAGQARLIDKIAGLGTNLLTVTPGQSLFGKPTPLPDDAVGMIGRIGPVESATATGSVKDATVRRTDKIDPRETKGIEVVAAHPGLLSTLKGGLAAGAWLNPATARYPAVVLGSTTARLLGIDQPGQQIFIAGQWFTVIGVLRPLDLAPEINTSALVGWDAARKHLGFDGHPTRIYVRSATDAVIAVRDVLARTANPQDPDAVNVGRPSDALTAQLDAESTFSSLLLGLGAVSLLVGGVGVANTMIISVLERRQEIGLRRALGARRRQILLQFLTEAVALSALGGVAGATLGVAATVVYASLQGWPVILPGAAITAGVASSIAIGAAAGLYPALRAGRLPPTEALNTT from the coding sequence GTGAAACAGAGCATCGAAACACCCCCGCTGCCCCGTGCTGCGCGGCTGCGCACTGGCGACCTGATCGCCGCCGGCCTCACCGGATTGCGGAGCCGCCCACTCCGCGCCGTGCTGTCCGCGCTGGGCATCGCGATCGGCATCGCCGCCATGGTGGCCGTGCTCGGCATCGGCGCCGCCGGCCAGGCCCGGCTGATCGACAAGATCGCCGGCCTCGGCACCAACCTGCTCACGGTCACTCCCGGGCAAAGCCTGTTCGGCAAACCGACCCCGTTGCCCGACGACGCCGTCGGCATGATCGGGCGCATCGGCCCCGTCGAGTCCGCCACCGCCACCGGCAGCGTCAAGGACGCAACCGTGCGGCGTACCGACAAGATCGATCCCCGCGAGACCAAGGGCATCGAGGTCGTCGCCGCCCACCCCGGCCTGCTGTCCACGCTCAAGGGCGGGCTCGCCGCCGGCGCGTGGCTCAATCCGGCAACCGCGCGATACCCGGCGGTCGTGCTCGGCTCCACCACCGCCCGGCTGCTCGGCATCGACCAGCCCGGGCAGCAGATCTTCATCGCCGGGCAATGGTTCACCGTCATCGGCGTCCTGCGGCCGCTCGACCTCGCCCCGGAGATCAACACCTCGGCCCTGGTCGGCTGGGACGCGGCCCGGAAACACCTCGGCTTCGACGGACATCCCACCCGCATCTACGTACGCTCCGCCACCGATGCCGTCATCGCGGTCCGTGACGTGCTCGCTCGTACGGCCAATCCGCAGGACCCGGACGCCGTCAACGTCGGCCGGCCCTCCGACGCGCTGACCGCACAACTCGACGCCGAGAGCACGTTCAGCAGCCTGTTGCTCGGGCTGGGCGCCGTGTCGCTGCTGGTCGGCGGCGTCGGCGTCGCCAACACGATGATCATCTCGGTGCTCGAGCGCCGCCAGGAGATCGGTCTGCGCCGTGCCCTCGGCGCCCGCCGCCGGCAGATCCTGCTGCAATTCCTGACCGAGGCCGTCGCCCTGTCCGCTCTCGGCGGTGTCGCCGGCGCGACCCTCGGGGTCGCCGCGACCGTGGTCTACGCCTCCCTGCAGGGCTGGCCGGTGATCCTGCCGGGCGCCGCGATCACCGCGGGAGTCGCCTCGTCGATCGCGATCGGGGCAGCAGCCGGCCTTTATCCCGCTCTGCGCGCCGGGCGGCTGCCGCCCACCGAAGCACTGAACACAACCTGA
- a CDS encoding PAS domain-containing hybrid sensor histidine kinase/response regulator, with protein MALILVTLLFAFILAWVSWRYLRRRDPLLRDVMWMFASVAMLFVIGVAGLFVGAPPRTVMILAVGLLLAKPVFTLRLVSRLRPLRSWCLPAAGTVWALSALPVMASAARPIPRPAVWPAVIVFFAVEAVAAWLLAAEAHRRGGAARARLWCASAGTGVFGTALLISATGAAVQARVLAVVSGVLYLLAFVPPRGVRRMWARAATHAPMRRLLAVPANESARTWQSYCRDAGTVLGADTLAVLMPAPDRSVQVVGCAALPTNTLECTTAGLDELLGADDPIDALAGWTRPPVVAVMLAQATDTRFVTARPVDAPDGRGALLLLNRYRSLFAEDDVEAFTELAGHAAALAGRAQTLAERESLAAIAESSHDAIIGKTLGGVITSWNAGAEQLYGYRRDEILGRHASMLFPPGQEQAEQQLMQRITAGENIDQYRVTRRRKDGSTVTVSLTLSPITDATGVITGVASISRDISERERAEAMFEGLLEAAPDAIIGVTRDGTITLINAQAERLFGYPREELLGQPVDVLVPERLRTTHKQHRDGYFAHPRSRPMGAGAALTAVRKDGTEFPAEISLSSVDTNRGMIVTTAIRDVTDRLIAQSERERLIAQAERDASERRLQHARRLESLGELAGGVAHDFNNILAVISNYTEMAIETLDKPAIDPAELAEVRNDLGQVGRAAERAARLTKQLLAFGRRDITQATVLNLNHVIGDVEQMLRRSLGEHIHMITSLDRQLRPIHADASQLEQILLNLAVNARDAMPAGGTLSLDTSNADIADDDSTGGTLPPGHYVRLRVSDTGSGMPPEVIERAFEPFYTTKPKGSGTGLGLATVYGIATAAGGDVRLYSEAGIGTTVTIILPAVETSTEPSSTPAAALPAVETPTGTRPHETILMAEDEDDLRQITTRVLTRAGYHVLAATDGAEAIHLAQTHSGPIHLLLTDVIMPRMMGNEVAARVRQRRPGIPVLYMSGYAEPVLTENGTLPDGVTLVEKPFTSRELLDRVRAVLQTAGTPAEHSLTAQ; from the coding sequence ATGGCGCTGATCCTGGTCACGTTGCTGTTCGCGTTCATCCTGGCGTGGGTGTCGTGGCGATATCTACGGCGCCGGGACCCGCTGCTGCGTGACGTGATGTGGATGTTCGCGTCGGTTGCGATGCTGTTCGTGATCGGAGTCGCCGGCCTGTTCGTGGGTGCGCCACCGCGAACGGTGATGATCCTCGCCGTCGGCTTGCTGCTCGCGAAACCCGTGTTCACGTTGCGGTTGGTCAGCCGGCTACGTCCGTTGCGCTCCTGGTGCCTACCGGCGGCGGGCACGGTGTGGGCGTTGAGCGCGTTGCCGGTCATGGCGTCGGCGGCACGGCCGATTCCGCGGCCGGCGGTCTGGCCGGCCGTGATCGTGTTCTTCGCCGTGGAGGCCGTCGCGGCGTGGTTGCTCGCCGCCGAGGCCCATCGGCGCGGCGGCGCGGCACGGGCCCGGTTGTGGTGCGCGTCCGCCGGAACCGGTGTGTTCGGCACAGCGTTGCTGATCTCCGCCACCGGCGCCGCGGTGCAAGCGCGAGTGCTCGCCGTGGTCTCCGGTGTGTTGTATCTGTTGGCCTTCGTGCCGCCGCGTGGGGTGCGTCGGATGTGGGCCCGGGCCGCGACCCATGCACCGATGCGCCGGCTTCTGGCCGTGCCCGCCAACGAGTCGGCCCGGACGTGGCAGAGTTACTGCCGAGACGCGGGAACGGTGCTGGGCGCGGACACCCTGGCGGTGTTGATGCCGGCACCGGATCGCTCAGTGCAGGTGGTGGGTTGCGCCGCTCTGCCGACGAACACGCTCGAGTGCACGACGGCCGGCCTGGACGAACTGCTGGGCGCCGACGACCCGATCGACGCACTGGCGGGCTGGACCCGCCCACCCGTCGTGGCAGTGATGTTGGCTCAGGCCACCGATACCCGGTTCGTGACCGCGAGACCGGTCGACGCACCGGACGGGCGCGGCGCGCTGCTGCTGCTCAACCGCTACCGCAGCCTGTTCGCCGAGGACGACGTCGAGGCCTTCACCGAACTCGCCGGTCACGCCGCGGCGCTGGCCGGGCGGGCGCAGACGTTGGCCGAACGGGAAAGCCTCGCCGCGATCGCCGAGTCGTCACACGACGCGATCATCGGCAAAACTCTCGGCGGGGTGATCACCAGTTGGAACGCCGGAGCCGAGCAACTCTACGGCTACCGGCGTGACGAGATCCTGGGCCGGCACGCATCCATGCTGTTCCCGCCGGGGCAGGAGCAGGCCGAGCAACAGTTGATGCAGCGCATCACCGCCGGCGAGAACATCGACCAGTACCGGGTTACGCGCCGCCGCAAAGACGGCTCAACGGTCACCGTGTCGCTGACCCTGTCACCGATCACCGATGCCACCGGCGTGATCACCGGGGTGGCGTCGATCTCGCGCGACATCAGCGAACGCGAGCGGGCCGAGGCGATGTTCGAGGGACTTCTGGAAGCAGCGCCGGACGCGATCATCGGCGTCACCCGCGACGGCACCATCACGCTCATCAACGCACAGGCGGAACGACTGTTCGGCTATCCCCGCGAGGAACTGCTCGGTCAACCGGTCGACGTCCTCGTGCCCGAACGGTTGCGCACCACTCATAAGCAGCACCGCGACGGCTACTTCGCCCACCCCCGTAGCCGGCCGATGGGGGCCGGAGCGGCGCTGACCGCCGTCCGCAAGGACGGCACCGAGTTCCCCGCCGAGATCAGCCTCTCCTCCGTCGACACGAACCGCGGCATGATCGTGACCACCGCCATCCGCGACGTCACCGACCGGCTGATCGCCCAGTCCGAACGGGAAAGGCTGATCGCCCAAGCCGAACGCGACGCCAGCGAACGCCGCCTGCAGCACGCCCGACGGCTGGAAAGCCTCGGCGAACTCGCCGGCGGCGTAGCCCACGACTTCAACAACATCCTCGCCGTGATCAGCAACTACACCGAGATGGCCATCGAAACCCTGGACAAGCCCGCCATCGACCCGGCCGAACTGGCCGAGGTCCGCAACGATCTCGGACAGGTCGGCCGTGCCGCCGAACGTGCCGCCCGGCTCACCAAGCAACTGCTGGCCTTCGGCCGGCGCGACATCACCCAAGCCACCGTCCTCAACCTCAACCACGTCATCGGCGACGTCGAGCAGATGCTGCGCCGCTCCCTCGGCGAGCACATCCACATGATCACCAGCCTCGACCGGCAGCTGAGGCCGATCCACGCCGACGCCAGCCAGCTCGAACAGATCCTGCTCAACCTGGCCGTCAACGCCCGCGACGCCATGCCCGCCGGCGGCACCCTGTCCCTCGACACCAGCAACGCCGACATCGCCGACGACGACAGCACCGGCGGGACCCTGCCTCCCGGCCACTACGTACGCCTACGCGTCAGCGACACCGGCAGCGGCATGCCTCCCGAGGTCATCGAACGAGCCTTCGAACCGTTCTACACCACCAAACCCAAGGGCTCCGGCACAGGACTCGGCCTGGCCACCGTCTATGGCATCGCCACCGCCGCGGGCGGCGACGTACGCCTGTACTCCGAAGCGGGCATCGGCACCACCGTCACCATCATCCTGCCCGCCGTCGAAACCTCCACGGAGCCCAGCTCCACCCCCGCTGCCGCCCTTCCCGCCGTCGAAACCCCCACCGGAACGCGACCCCACGAAACCATCCTGATGGCCGAGGACGAGGACGATCTGCGCCAAATCACCACCCGCGTCCTTACCCGCGCCGGCTACCACGTCCTCGCCGCCACCGACGGCGCCGAAGCCATACACCTCGCCCAAACCCACTCCGGCCCGATCCACCTGCTCCTGACCGACGTGATCATGCCCAGGATGATGGGCAACGAAGTCGCTGCCCGGGTCCGACAACGCCGCCCCGGTATACCGGTGCTCTACATGTCCGGCTACGCCGAGCCCGTCCTCACCGAGAACGGAACCCTGCCCGACGGCGTCACCCTCGTCGAGAAACCTTTCACCAGCCGCGAACTGCTCGACCGCGTCCGCGCCGTCCTGCAAACGGCGGGCACACCGGCCGAGCACTCCCTCACAGCGCAGTGA
- a CDS encoding response regulator transcription factor, with translation MRVLVVEDEKTLARYIAEGLRDRAMSVDLAHDGTTALDKLGSGEYDIVVLDRDLPGAHGDEVCRRLIADGGRARVLMLTAMADVGDRVTGLRLGADDYLGKPFDFEELVARVDALGRRSRPALPPVLRHGGIALDSGLREVTRDGRPVVLSNKEFGVLAALMAAGGAVVSAEELLRTVWDENADPFTNAVRITMHRLRGKLGEPTAIETLPGVGYRMAGRAA, from the coding sequence ATGCGCGTGCTCGTGGTGGAGGATGAGAAGACGCTGGCCCGGTACATCGCCGAGGGGCTCCGGGACCGCGCCATGTCGGTCGATCTCGCCCATGACGGCACCACAGCGCTCGACAAACTGGGCAGCGGGGAATACGACATCGTGGTGCTCGACCGGGACCTTCCCGGCGCCCACGGCGACGAGGTCTGCCGGCGACTGATCGCCGACGGCGGGCGCGCCCGGGTGCTCATGCTCACCGCGATGGCCGACGTCGGCGACCGGGTCACCGGGTTGCGGCTGGGCGCCGACGACTACCTGGGCAAGCCGTTCGACTTCGAGGAACTCGTCGCACGGGTGGACGCGCTGGGGCGCCGCTCCCGGCCCGCGCTGCCACCGGTGCTGCGGCACGGAGGCATCGCCCTCGACTCGGGCCTGCGCGAGGTGACTCGGGACGGCCGGCCGGTCGTGCTGTCGAACAAGGAGTTCGGCGTGCTGGCCGCGCTCATGGCCGCCGGCGGCGCCGTCGTCAGCGCCGAGGAGTTGCTCCGGACGGTTTGGGACGAGAACGCCGACCCGTTCACCAACGCGGTTCGCATCACGATGCACCGGCTGCGCGGCAAGCTCGGCGAACCGACAGCCATCGAGACCCTGCCGGGCGTCGGCTACCGCATGGCCGGGCGGGCAGCGTGA
- a CDS encoding ABC transporter ATP-binding protein has protein sequence MTSTPPVIELDRVTKEYPGGVRALHDASLRIRADELTAIVGPSGSGKSTMLQLMGTLDRPTSGTVRILGHDVARLTDRQLSAVRASWIGFVFQQFYLTSHLTAAQNVANGLFYHGVSGRDRLRQAVTALDRVGLGHRRDHRPHELSGGERQRVAIARALVARPAVVLADEPTGALDSRSGDAVIALLHELHADGTTITVITHDRGIARSFHRQVEILDGEIHHDSARAVHRP, from the coding sequence ATGACCAGCACACCACCGGTCATCGAGCTGGACCGGGTCACCAAGGAATATCCCGGTGGGGTCCGCGCCCTGCACGATGCCTCCCTGCGAATCAGGGCGGATGAGCTCACCGCGATCGTCGGGCCCTCCGGCTCCGGCAAGTCGACCATGTTGCAGCTCATGGGAACCCTGGACCGGCCGACCAGCGGGACGGTACGCATCCTCGGCCACGACGTGGCCCGGCTCACCGATCGACAGTTGTCGGCCGTACGCGCGAGCTGGATCGGCTTCGTGTTCCAGCAGTTCTATCTCACGTCCCACCTGACCGCGGCGCAGAACGTGGCGAACGGGTTGTTCTATCACGGTGTCTCCGGCCGGGACCGCTTGCGGCAAGCCGTGACCGCGCTGGACCGCGTCGGCCTCGGACACCGTCGCGACCACCGCCCACATGAACTGTCCGGCGGTGAGCGGCAGCGCGTCGCGATCGCCCGCGCCCTGGTTGCCCGGCCCGCCGTCGTGCTGGCCGACGAGCCCACCGGGGCGCTCGACTCCCGCTCCGGCGACGCCGTCATCGCGCTGCTGCACGAACTGCACGCTGACGGCACCACCATCACCGTCATCACCCACGACAGAGGGATCGCCCGCTCGTTCCACCGCCAGGTGGAGATCCTCGACGGCGAGATCCACCACGACAGCGCGAGGGCGGTCCACAGGCCGTGA